A single region of the Kineosporiaceae bacterium SCSIO 59966 genome encodes:
- the pruA gene encoding L-glutamate gamma-semialdehyde dehydrogenase: MDAVTRVPAPVNEPVRDYAPGSPERESLQRRLEQMWTEQVDLPMWVGGKQVLGGGQRIDVVAPFDHQHVLGTMQGATHADAESAVAAARAAAPGWRAMSIDDRAAVLLKAAELLSGPWRDTLNAATMLGQGKTVYQAEIDAACELIDFWRFNVHFARQVYAEQPVANSRGVWNRIDHRPLEGFVYAITPFNFTAIGGNLPTAPALMGNTVVWKPSPTQTLAAYYTMALLEAAGLPPGVINLVTGHGKEVSDVLLADRDLAGIHFTGSTPTFQMLWRTVGQNISTYRSYPRVVGETGGKDFIVAHPSADPKVLLTAMVRGAFEYQGQKCSAASRAYVPRSIWRTLRDELVEVTESLTMGPTTDFANFMSAVIDDRAFAKHKAAIDRAHTQDGITVLAGGSYDDEVGWFVRPTVVEGDDPTDELFTTEYFGPILAVHVYEDDRYDDMLTQMESVADYALTGSVIAQDRTAIAAATERLRFAAGNFYVNDKPTGAVVGQQPFGGARASGTNDKAGAAQNLLRWTSTRSIKETFVPPTDYRYPHMG, translated from the coding sequence GTGGACGCCGTGACCCGGGTTCCCGCACCCGTCAACGAGCCGGTCCGGGACTACGCCCCGGGCAGCCCCGAGCGAGAGTCGTTGCAGCGCAGGCTCGAGCAGATGTGGACCGAGCAGGTCGACCTGCCGATGTGGGTCGGCGGCAAGCAGGTGCTCGGCGGGGGGCAGCGGATCGACGTCGTCGCGCCCTTCGACCACCAGCACGTGCTCGGCACCATGCAGGGTGCCACCCACGCCGACGCGGAGAGCGCCGTCGCCGCCGCCAGGGCCGCCGCGCCGGGCTGGCGGGCGATGAGCATCGACGACCGTGCCGCCGTCCTGCTCAAGGCCGCCGAGCTGCTGAGCGGCCCGTGGCGGGACACGCTCAACGCCGCGACGATGCTCGGCCAGGGCAAGACCGTCTACCAGGCCGAGATCGACGCCGCCTGCGAGCTCATCGACTTCTGGCGCTTCAACGTGCACTTCGCCCGGCAGGTCTACGCCGAGCAGCCGGTCGCCAACTCCCGGGGGGTGTGGAACCGCATCGACCACCGCCCGCTGGAGGGCTTCGTCTACGCGATCACCCCGTTCAACTTCACCGCCATCGGCGGCAACCTGCCGACCGCGCCGGCGCTCATGGGCAACACCGTCGTGTGGAAGCCGTCGCCCACCCAGACCCTCGCCGCGTACTACACGATGGCGCTGCTCGAGGCGGCCGGCCTGCCCCCAGGGGTGATCAACCTCGTCACCGGTCACGGCAAGGAGGTCTCCGACGTCCTGCTCGCCGACCGGGACCTCGCCGGCATCCACTTCACCGGGTCCACCCCGACCTTCCAGATGCTGTGGCGCACGGTGGGCCAGAACATCTCCACCTACCGGTCCTACCCGCGCGTCGTCGGGGAGACCGGGGGCAAGGACTTCATCGTCGCCCACCCGAGCGCCGACCCCAAGGTGCTGCTCACCGCGATGGTCCGCGGGGCGTTCGAGTACCAGGGGCAGAAGTGCTCCGCCGCCTCCCGCGCCTACGTGCCCCGCAGCATCTGGCGGACGCTGCGCGACGAGCTCGTCGAGGTCACCGAGTCGCTGACGATGGGCCCCACGACCGACTTCGCCAACTTCATGTCCGCGGTCATCGACGACCGTGCGTTCGCCAAGCACAAGGCGGCGATCGACCGGGCGCACACCCAGGACGGCATCACGGTGCTGGCCGGCGGCAGCTACGACGACGAGGTCGGCTGGTTCGTGCGGCCCACCGTCGTCGAGGGTGACGACCCCACCGACGAGCTGTTCACCACCGAGTACTTCGGGCCGATCCTCGCCGTGCACGTCTACGAGGACGACCGCTACGACGACATGCTCACCCAGATGGAGTCGGTGGCGGACTACGCCCTCACCGGGTCCGTCATCGCCCAGGACCGGACGGCGATCGCCGCGGCCACCGAGCGGCTGCGGTTCGCGGCGGGCAACTTCTACGTCAACGACAAGCCGACCGGCGCCGTCGTCGGCCAGCAGCCGTTCGGCGGGGCGCGGGCGTCGGGGACGAACGACAAGGCCGGCGCGGCGCAGAACCTGCTGCGGTGGACCTCGACCCGGTCGATCAAGGAGACGTTCGTACCGCCGACCGACTACCGCTACCCGCACATGGGGTGA
- a CDS encoding DUF2505 domain-containing protein: MLADEAFQERKLVATHATSYDIEVTGDTSGAFTVSTRRTLPTDDFPDVARRFVGPTIDVRQVEAWEAPDADGARAGTVVVEIAGAPVRLSGTLNLVPDGEGTVEVMTGELKASVPFIGGRLEEAAQPSFLAAIRKEQEVGTAWLAGER, translated from the coding sequence ATGCTCGCCGACGAGGCGTTCCAGGAGCGCAAGCTCGTGGCGACGCACGCGACGTCGTACGACATCGAGGTCACTGGTGACACCAGCGGGGCCTTCACGGTGTCCACCCGGCGCACGCTGCCGACCGACGACTTCCCGGACGTGGCCCGCAGGTTCGTCGGCCCGACCATCGACGTCCGGCAGGTCGAGGCGTGGGAGGCGCCGGACGCCGACGGCGCCCGGGCCGGCACGGTGGTGGTCGAGATCGCCGGCGCACCGGTCCGGCTGTCCGGCACCCTGAACCTGGTCCCCGACGGGGAGGGCACCGTCGAGGTGATGACCGGGGAGCTGAAGGCGTCCGTGCCGTTCATCGGCGGCAGGCTGGAGGAGGCCGCCCAGCCGAGCTTCCTCGCCGCGATCCGCAAGGAGCAGGAGGTCGGCACCGCCTGGCTGGCCGGCGAGCGCTGA